The genomic window GATGTCCTCACCTATCGCGAGCTCGACCGGCGGGCCGACCTCCTCGCCCGCCGGCTGGCCGCCCGGGGCGTCGGCCCCGAGGTCGTCGTCGGGCTGCTGGTCGCGAGCTGGCCGACGCGGGTCGTCGGGCTCCTCGGCGTCCTGAAGGCCGGCGGCGCCTACCTCCCGCTGGACCCGGACCTGCCGGCCGAGCGGCGGGCCGCGATGGTCGAGGATGCGGGGGCCTCGCTGGTCCTCACGGACCTGCCGCCGGGCCGGCGCGACGGCCTGGCCGGCCGCGACGCGATGGGCCTCGACGGGGAGGCAACTGGAGGGGCCGAGCCAGCGGCCGCCCGCCCCGCCCGGCGCCCTGCCGGGGGCAACCTCGCCTACGTCATCTTCACGTCCGGCAGCACCGGGCGGGCCAAGGGGGTGATGGTCTCCCACGCGAGCCTGCTGGCCGCGGGGGACGCGTGGGCGGCGGCCTACCGGCTCCGGCAGGAGCCGCTGCGTCACCTCCAGGCGGCGGCCTTCTCCTTCGACGTGTTCACCGGGGACTGGGTCCGCGCCCTGACCACCGGCGGCACCCTCGTCGCCTGCCCGCGAGACGTGCTGCTGGATCCCCCGGCGCTTGCGGGGCTCATCCGCCGCGAGCGGATCGACTGCCTGGAGCTCGTCCCGGCCGTCGCCGAGGCCCTGGCGAGGCAGCTCCAGGCGGAGGGCCGGGGCCTCGACGGCATCCGGCTGCTGGCGGTCGGCTCGGACATGCTCCGCGGCCGGCTCTACCGCACGCTGGTGGAGCTGATCGGCCCCGAGGGGCGGGTCGTGAACTCGTACGGCCTGACCGAGGCGACGATCGACAGCACCTACTTCGAGGGCTCCCGGTTCGAGGATGAGGAGGACGGCCGGGTCCCGATCGGCCGGCCGTACCCCGGCACGCGGGCCTACGTGCTCGACGCGCAGATGGCCCCCGTGCCGCCGGGGGTCGTGGGCGAGCTGTACCTCGGCGGCCCCGGCGTGGCCAGGGGCTACGCGGGCTCGCCTGGGGCGACCGCCGCGAGATTCGTACCGGACCCGTTCGGCGAGGTCCCCGGTGCGAGGCTCTACCGGACGGGGGACCTCGTCCGCTGGCGGGCCGACGGCAACCTCGACTACCTCGCCCGGGCCGACCGGCAGCTCAAGATCAACGGCGTCCGCATCGAGCCCGCGGAGATCGAGGAGGCCCTGCTGTCGCACCCGGCCGCGAGGGAGGCCGTGGTCGAGGCCCGCGACGCGGGCCGGGGGCGTCGCCGGCTCGTCGCCTACGCCACCCTCGACGGGCCGCCCGGGGGGCGTCCGGACGCCGACGAGCTGCGCGGGTGGCTCCGGCGGCGGCTCCCCGAGGCCATGGTCCCCGCCGCGCTGGTGCTCCTGGACGAATTCCCGCTCTCGCCCAACGGCAAGATCGACCGCCGAGCCCTCCCCGACCCCGCGCCGGAGGCGGCCGACTCCGAGGGCTACGTCGCGCCACGGACCCCGGCCGAGGCCACGCTGGCGAGGATCGCCGAGGGCCTGCTGGAGGTGGACCGCGTCGGCATCCGCGACAACGTCTTCGCGATGGGCATCGACTCGATCCTGGGCATCCAGCTCATCTCTAGGGCCCGCGGGGAGGGCCTCTCGCTGAGCCCGGCCGACCTCTTCCGCTACCCGACCATCGCCGAGCTGGCCGCCGCCCCGGGCATCCTGCCGGACGCCTCGGCGGCCCGCGCCCAGCGGCCGCTCGAATCGACCGAGCCCTTCGCCCTCGTCCCGGACCCGGCGCTCCGCGAGCGGCTCGCCGCGGGGTCGCCGGCCGAGGACCTCTTCCCGCTGACGCCGGTGCAGGAGGGCATCCTCTACCACGCGACGGCCTCGCCCGGGGGGGGGCTCTACGTCGAGCAGCTCGTCTGCCGGATCGAGGGCGGGCTCGACGAGGCGGCCTTCCGCGAGGCCTGGCGGCGGGTCGTCGCCCACCACCCCGCGTTGCGGTCCTCGATCGCCGCCGCGCCCGACGGGCGGCATTACCAGGTCGTCCGCGCCGATGACGGCTCACTCGACCTGCCCTTCGCCGCGGAGGACCTGCGCGGCATGGATCCCTCGGGCCGCGAGGGTCGCATCGCCGCATTCCTCGAGGCCGACCAGGCCCGGGGCTTCGACCCGTCGCGGCCGCCCCTCATGCGGCTGGCCCTATTCCGGCTGGAGGACGCGGCCTACCAGCTCGCCTGGACGATCCACCACGTCGTCGCCGACGGCTGGAGCCTGGGCATCCTGCTGCGGGACGCGATCGCCGCGTACGGGGCGATCGCTCGCGGTGAGGAGCCGGCCTTCGCGGCCAATCGCCCGTTCCGCGACTACATCGCCCGGCTCGACGGCCGCGCCCCGGACGGGGCGGAGGCCTTCTGGAGGGCCGCCCTGCGGGGCGTCTCCGGGCCGACGCCGCTGGGCCTCGACGGGCCGGCCGGCGACAGGCCCGCGCACCACGTCGCCGGGCCCATGGAGGAGATCGGGCGGGCCCTGCCGCCCTCGGTCGCCCGGGGCCTGAACGAGGTCGCCCGCGCCGGCCAGGTGACGCTGAATACCGTGCTGCAAGGGGCCTGGGCCCTGCTCCTGTCGCGCTACGCCGGCCGCGACGACGTCGTCTTCGGCGTCACGGTCGCCGGCCGGCCGGCCGAGCTGCCGGGCATGGAGTCCATGGTCGGAGTCTTCATCAACACGCTGCCGCTCCGCGTCCGGGCCGACGACGCCGAATGGCTGGTACCGTGGCTCCAGGGCGTGCAGCGGAGGGCCGCGGGCCTGCGTCCCTATGAGGCGCTGCCGCTGTCCGCGATCCACGAGTGGAGCGAGGTCCCGCCCGGCCGCCCGCTCTTCGAGAGCCTGCTCATCGTCCAGAACCTGCCCCTCGCCGGTCTTCTGGGCCGCGAGGCGGGCCGGCTCGGCATCCGCTCCGCGCACTACCGGGAGCGGACCCACCACCCGATCACGATCACGGTCGTGCCGGGCAACGAGATCGACGTCAAGGTCGGCTACGACGCGGGCCGGTTCGACCGCGAGGCGATCGGCTCCCTCCTCGGCCAGTTCTCGCACCTGCTGGAGTCGATCGCGGCCGACCCCGAACGGCGGCTCGGCGCGTTCGCCCTCGCGGGCGAGTTGTCCGGGCACGCGGGCCTCGCCGGCTGGGATCCCGGCGAGGGCGACGGCGCGGGGCTTGCGGGCCCCGACGACCTGGACATCGACATCGAGGGCCTGAGCGAGCAGGAGCTTGATGCCCTGATCAGCGAGCTCGGCCCGACCTCGGGGAACGAATCATGAGCAGGATGCCGGGGGTCGCGGGTCTGACCGTCGAACAGAAGCGCGCGCTCGCCGCCAGGCTCCTGCGCGAGAAGGCCGCGGCGCGGCCCGCCTCGCCGCCGCTCCTGCCGGCGCTCTTCGAGGAGCGGGCCGCGGGCACGCCCCAGGCGCTCGCCGTCTCCGACGGCTCCGAGGCGCTGACGTACGCCGAGCTGGACCGCCGCGCGGGCCGGCTGGCCGCCCGGCTGCGGGCGATGGGGGCCGGCCCGGAGACGCTCGTCGGCGTCCACCTCGGGCGGTCCTGCTCCACGCTGGCCGCCCTGATCGCCGTCCACAAGGCCGGCGCCGCGTACTTGCCGCTCGACCCGGCCTTCCCCGAGGCCCGCCTGCGGCATATGGTCGAGGACTCCGGCACGCGCATCCTGCTGACCGAGCGGGCGACCCGGGGCGGGATCCCCGGGCCGGGCCTGGAACGCCTCTGCCTCGACGACGGCGACACGGCGGGCGGGGCGGGCAACGACGAGCGACGGCCCCACGCCCCCATCGACGCCCGCAACCTCGCCTACGTCCTCTACACCTCGGGCTCCACGGGCAGGCCCAAGGGCGTGCAGGTGACGCACGGGGCGCTCGCCAACTTCCTGACGTCCATGCGGTCGATCGTGGGCATGAACGCCCGCGACGCGATCCTCGCGGTCACGACGCTCTCGTTCGACATCGCCGCGCTGGAGCTCTTCCTGCCCCTGATCTGCGGGGCGCGGGTCGACATCGCGGACCGCGAGACGGCCGCCGACGGCGCCCGGCTGGCGAGGCGCCTGGACGACCCGGCGATCACGTTCCTCCAGGCGACGCCCGCGACCTGGCGGGCGCTGCTGGACGCCGGCTGGCGCGGCAAGCGGGGGCTGACGATGCTCTGCGGCGGCGAGGCCCTGCCGCGTTCCCTGGCCGACCGGCTGCTGGACAAGGGCGAGGCCCTCTGGAACGTCTACGGGCCCACCGAGACGACGATCTGGTCCTCGGCCTGGCGGGTGGAGCCGGGCGAGGTGCCGATCGTGATCGGCCATCCCCTGGCGAACACGCAGCTCCTGGTGCTCGATCATCGGTTGCGCCCGGCCCCCGTCGGCGTCACGGGCGAGCTCTACATCGGCGGAGACGGCCTGGCGAGGGGCTACCGCAGCCGGCCCGGGCTCACCGCCGAGCGGTTCCTCCCGGACCCCACCGGCTCGTCGCCCGGGGCGCGGATCTACCGGACCGGCGACCTCGCCCGCCGCCGGGCCGACGGCGCGATCGAGTGCCTCGGCCGCGCGGACCACCAGGTCAAGGTCCGCGGCTACCGCATCGAGCTGGGCGAGGTCGAGGCCGCCCTCGCGAAGCACGAGGGGCTCCGCGACGCCGCCGTCATCGCCCGCCCGGACGCGAGCGGGGAGGCCAGCCTGGCCGCCTTCGTCGTGCCCCGCGGCGAGGCCCCGGCGCCCTCGGCCCTCCGCGACCGGCTGCTCGAGCAGCTCCCCGAGTACATGATCCCGTCCACGTTCACGGCCCTCGACGCCCTGCCCCTGACCCCCAACGGCAAGGTGGATCGCAAGGCGCTCGCCGAGTCCGGCCCCGCGTCGGCCCCCGCCGGCACGCCCCAGCGGCCGCCTCGGGGCGCCATGGAGGAGTCGCTCGCCGACCTCTGGGCCGACCTCTTCGGCGTCCCCAGGGTCGGCGTCCTGGACAACTTCTTCGAGCTCGGCGGCCACTCGCTCCTCGTCATCCAGCTCCTGGGTCGGCTGCGGCAGACGTTCGGCGTGGAGGTCCCGCTCCGGGCCTTCGTGGACGACCCCACCGTCGCCGGGCTCTCCCGGCTGGTCGAATCGGCGCTGGCCGGCGGGACGGTCGCCGACGCATCGCCCATCGAGCGGCTGCCCCGCGACGGCTCCCCGCTGCCGGCCTCCTTCGCCCAGCAGCGGCTCTGGTATCTCGACCAGCTCCAGCCCGGCGACGCCTCGTACAACATCCCGATGGCCGTCCGGCTGGAGGGCGCCCTCGACGTCCCCGCGCTGTCGAAGGCCCTCGCCGAGATCGTCCGGCGGCACGAGACGTTGCGGACCACGTTCGCGGCGATCGAGGGCGTCCCCCACCAGCAGATCGCCGAGGCCGCCGAATTGCCGCTGGAGGTCGAGCCGCTCGACGGGGCCGACGAGGCGGCCCTGCGCGAGAGGCTGCGCGAGCTGGGCACGCGGCCCTTCGACCTGGCGGGGGGCCCGGTCCTGCGGGCCCGGCTGCTTCGGCTCGGCGAGGGCGACCATGTCCTCTCCCTCGTCGTGCACCACATCGCCGCCGACGGTTGGTCGATGGGGGTGCTGATCGGCGAGGCGACGGCGCTGTACGAGGCGTTCCGCCGCGGCGGGCCCTCGCCCCTGCCCGAGCTGGCGATCCAGTACGCCGACTTCGCCGCCTGGCAGCGCCGGGCCCTCTCCGGCGACGCGCTCGACTCCCACCTCGCCTTCTGGCGCGAGCGGCTCGCCGGGCTCCGGCCCGCCGGGCTGCCCGCCGATCATCCCGAGCCGGCCGGGCCCGCGAACCGCGCCGGCGAGGCCCGCGGGAAGGTCGCGGGGGATGTGCTGGGCGGCCTGAAGCGGCTGGCGAGGGAGGGCGGGGCGACGCTCTACATGGCCCTCCTGGCGGCCCT from Aquisphaera giovannonii includes these protein-coding regions:
- a CDS encoding non-ribosomal peptide synthetase gives rise to the protein MSRMPGVAGLTVEQKRALAARLLREKAAARPASPPLLPALFEERAAGTPQALAVSDGSEALTYAELDRRAGRLAARLRAMGAGPETLVGVHLGRSCSTLAALIAVHKAGAAYLPLDPAFPEARLRHMVEDSGTRILLTERATRGGIPGPGLERLCLDDGDTAGGAGNDERRPHAPIDARNLAYVLYTSGSTGRPKGVQVTHGALANFLTSMRSIVGMNARDAILAVTTLSFDIAALELFLPLICGARVDIADRETAADGARLARRLDDPAITFLQATPATWRALLDAGWRGKRGLTMLCGGEALPRSLADRLLDKGEALWNVYGPTETTIWSSAWRVEPGEVPIVIGHPLANTQLLVLDHRLRPAPVGVTGELYIGGDGLARGYRSRPGLTAERFLPDPTGSSPGARIYRTGDLARRRADGAIECLGRADHQVKVRGYRIELGEVEAALAKHEGLRDAAVIARPDASGEASLAAFVVPRGEAPAPSALRDRLLEQLPEYMIPSTFTALDALPLTPNGKVDRKALAESGPASAPAGTPQRPPRGAMEESLADLWADLFGVPRVGVLDNFFELGGHSLLVIQLLGRLRQTFGVEVPLRAFVDDPTVAGLSRLVESALAGGTVADASPIERLPRDGSPLPASFAQQRLWYLDQLQPGDASYNIPMAVRLEGALDVPALSKALAEIVRRHETLRTTFAAIEGVPHQQIAEAAELPLEVEPLDGADEAALRERLRELGTRPFDLAGGPVLRARLLRLGEGDHVLSLVVHHIAADGWSMGVLIGEATALYEAFRRGGPSPLPELAIQYADFAAWQRRALSGDALDSHLAFWRERLAGLRPAGLPADHPEPAGPANRAGEARGKVAGDVLGGLKRLAREGGATLYMALLAALDALLARYTGSDDVAVGTPVAGRSRPEAEGLVGFFVNTLVVRSDLSGSPGFRRLLARVRRDALDAYAHQDLPFERLVGELRETPFRVMFVLQNAPLPPLEAEGLRLSAIDVPSSVAKFDATLFAMEHDGGLELTLEYRAERYEAATMERLLAGYRRLLEEIVAGPDRPIAELPIVSHDERMRMLGEWNRPAGDDLGIGS